Proteins encoded in a region of the Rhodopirellula halodulae genome:
- a CDS encoding dipeptide epimerase, with protein sequence MRVAELTAYLVPLPLKREIKHASFTRTESINLLIRCRLADGTIGWGEGVPRPYVTGETPEGCLQQLAGSNLNPVFDLSASNWDEVITLCDALQFHKQTDNPRGCGSNSLRCAVELSLLDAFGKCFGQPISDLVQHVPEAAGIYLPQSQVRYSTTITSSGAKSERVSALKMRAYGFAQCKIKVGVEGQDDPSRVARIRRWIGRGVDLRLDANEAWKPEEVVRKMEPLRRYRVTCIEQPVAHAEVDALSTMRDAIGVPVMLDESLTSLVDAEHAIASQTCDLFNLRLSKCGGFLSCLRLAALAKRAGLGYQLGCHPGESGVLSAAGRHWASSVSNIRYMEGSYDRHLLSTLPTEEDITFRYGGRAPAITKPGLGVTIREDWLQSNSKSHLVVRGEAT encoded by the coding sequence ATGCGAGTTGCTGAGCTCACGGCGTACTTGGTGCCGCTACCGCTCAAACGCGAAATCAAGCATGCATCGTTCACTCGCACGGAAAGCATCAACCTGCTGATTCGATGTCGATTAGCGGACGGAACGATCGGTTGGGGAGAAGGCGTTCCGCGACCGTATGTCACCGGCGAAACGCCCGAAGGATGTCTCCAGCAGTTGGCAGGTTCCAATCTCAATCCTGTATTTGACTTATCGGCGTCGAATTGGGACGAAGTGATCACGCTCTGCGATGCCTTGCAATTTCACAAGCAGACCGACAACCCACGTGGTTGTGGATCAAATTCGCTGCGATGTGCGGTGGAATTGAGTTTGCTGGATGCCTTTGGAAAATGTTTTGGGCAACCGATCAGTGATTTGGTTCAGCATGTACCGGAAGCGGCCGGCATTTATCTGCCTCAGTCTCAAGTCCGATACAGCACCACCATCACTTCCTCCGGTGCCAAAAGCGAACGTGTGTCCGCGTTGAAGATGCGTGCGTATGGGTTTGCACAGTGCAAAATCAAAGTTGGCGTGGAAGGCCAAGACGATCCCTCTCGCGTGGCCCGAATCCGACGTTGGATCGGTCGCGGGGTGGATCTGCGTTTGGATGCCAATGAAGCATGGAAGCCGGAAGAGGTGGTTCGCAAAATGGAGCCGCTTCGGCGGTATCGTGTGACGTGCATCGAACAGCCAGTGGCACATGCGGAAGTCGATGCGTTGTCGACGATGCGAGATGCGATTGGTGTTCCCGTGATGTTGGACGAATCACTCACCAGTCTTGTGGACGCGGAGCATGCGATAGCGAGTCAAACCTGCGACCTGTTCAATCTTCGCTTGTCCAAATGCGGTGGTTTTTTGAGTTGTCTGCGTTTGGCAGCTTTGGCCAAACGAGCCGGGTTGGGATATCAGCTTGGTTGCCATCCAGGTGAGTCCGGTGTTCTCTCGGCCGCCGGTCGTCATTGGGCCAGTTCCGTGTCCAACATACGTTACATGGAAGGGTCCTACGATCGGCACCTATTGAGCACACTGCCGACGGAAGAGGACATCACGTTTCGATACGGTGGTCGGGCTCCCGCGATCACGAAGCCCGGATTGGGTGTGACCATTCGCGAAGATTGGCTGCAAAGCAACTCAAAGTCGCACTTGGTCGTACGGGGCGAGGCAACATGA
- a CDS encoding NAD-dependent epimerase/dehydratase family protein — MTQPESILVTGATGMIGAPVVRRAIAEGHHVRAVVRSGSDRSVLDGFDVEWITADLTDPGPDYQNAIRKSDVIVHTAAYVGDWGPVSTYRPINLDAVSELVRFASGSDRLRRLVHLSALGVYQATHHFGTDETTPVDLRGFDGYTHTKALAEGVIAAAHRETGMPTVIARPGFTYGEGDRRILPRLMRRFRNGTIRMIGDGQRKLNNTCIDNLIDGLFLCMQRDEAVGETFNIRDERLVTREEFLGAVADYLELPPPKRVPLWFAKMARPVLETYGRLRGASEPPLLTGATMKFMTLNLDFSIEKAKRLLGYQPKVDFREGIQDALKWADENASC, encoded by the coding sequence ATGACTCAACCCGAAAGCATTTTGGTGACCGGCGCTACCGGGATGATTGGTGCGCCGGTGGTTCGGCGAGCGATTGCGGAGGGACATCATGTCCGTGCGGTTGTTCGTTCCGGATCGGACCGTTCGGTGTTGGATGGGTTCGATGTCGAATGGATCACGGCTGATCTCACGGACCCAGGGCCTGACTATCAAAACGCGATTCGCAAGAGCGATGTGATCGTCCACACCGCGGCCTACGTCGGTGATTGGGGGCCGGTCTCGACCTATCGTCCAATCAATCTGGACGCGGTCAGCGAACTGGTGCGTTTCGCATCAGGATCGGATCGCCTGCGGCGGCTAGTTCATTTGAGCGCGCTCGGGGTCTATCAAGCGACGCATCATTTTGGAACCGATGAAACGACCCCGGTCGACTTGAGAGGGTTCGATGGGTACACGCACACCAAGGCTCTCGCCGAAGGCGTCATTGCTGCCGCTCATCGTGAAACCGGTATGCCCACCGTGATCGCTCGTCCGGGATTCACCTATGGGGAAGGAGACCGGCGGATTCTGCCGCGATTGATGCGACGATTCCGAAACGGAACGATTCGCATGATCGGTGACGGCCAGCGGAAGCTCAACAATACCTGCATCGACAACTTGATCGACGGTCTGTTCTTGTGCATGCAACGAGACGAGGCCGTGGGCGAAACGTTCAACATTCGGGATGAGCGTTTGGTCACTCGGGAAGAGTTTCTCGGCGCGGTGGCCGACTACTTGGAGCTGCCACCGCCCAAACGCGTTCCGTTGTGGTTCGCGAAAATGGCTCGTCCGGTATTGGAAACCTACGGTCGCCTGCGTGGTGCCAGTGAACCGCCGTTGTTGACCGGAGCGACCATGAAATTCATGACGCTCAATTTGGACTTCAGCATCGAAAAGGCGAAGCGATTGTTGGGCTATCAACCGAAGGTCGATTTTCGCGAAGGAATCCAAGACGCTTTGAAGTGGGCGGACGAAAATGCGAGTTGCTGA